A part of Anolis sagrei isolate rAnoSag1 chromosome 3, rAnoSag1.mat, whole genome shotgun sequence genomic DNA contains:
- the CISD1 gene encoding CDGSH iron-sulfur domain-containing protein 1: protein MGLAANGSVRVEWVVAVSFAAGAAAVGYLAYKKFFSKDKCCSGMVNVHIQKDNPKVVHAFDMEDLGDKAVYCRCWRSKKFPLCDGSHTKHNDETGDNVGPLIIKKKDS from the exons ATGGGCCTCGCGGCGAATGGGTCCGTGCGGG ttgAATGGGTCGTAGCAGTCTCATTTGCGGCAGGAGCGGCAGCAGTTGGATATCTCGCTTACAAAAAATTCTTTAGCAAGGACAAATGCTGTAGTGGGATGGTAAACGTCCATATTCAGAAAGATAACCCGAAAGTAGTTCATGCGTTTGATATGGAAGATTTGGGGGACAAAGCTGTGTATTGCCGGTGTTGGAGGTCTaagaag TTCCCACTGTGCGATGGTTCCCACACAAAGCATAATGATGAAACAGGAGACAATGTGGGACCTCTCATCATCAAGAAGAAAGATTCTTAA